Part of the Halobaculum halobium genome, ACACGTCGATGGTGAACGAGTCCGGGATGGTGCCGACGTTCGTCAAGTAGATCACCCGCGCCAGCCGTCCGCGCTTGCCGATCAGCGGTTCGCCGACCGGAAACGCCTCGTAGTGGTGCTCCCCGTCGGGGCGGTCGTTCGTGTCGCGCCACACTTTCGCGTACGCGTTCTTCTCTTCCATCCCCTCGTAGTCCGCCGTGAGATACCGCATGAGCTGTTCCCACTCGGCGTCCGAGTAGCTGCGGTACGGGTACGCCGACCGGAGCGTGTCGAGCACGGCTGACTCCCGTTTCACGCCGTCGATCGCCATCCCGTACACCTGCTGGGCGGCGACGTCTTGGGCGTCGTCGGGGACGAACACGCGGTCGACGAACCCCTCCTCGGCCCGCTGGAGCATGACGGCGCACTCGACCAACTCGTCGCGGTCGAGCGCGATCACCCGTCCCTCGACGGTCCGCCCCAGGCGGTGACCCGCGCGACCGACGCGCTGGAGCAACGAGGCGACGGACTTCGGCGAACCGACCTGCACCACCAGGTCGACGTGGGGCATGTCGATCCCCAGCTCCAGCGACGTGGAGGTGGTCACCACGTCGATGTCGCCGGACTTCAGTTTCGCTTCGACGGCCTCGCGGTGCTCCTTCGACATCGAGCCGTGGTGACACCCCGAGTCGGACTCGTCGTACCCGTAGCGTTCGCGGAGGTTCGTCAGCACGCGCTCGGCGCCCGAGCGGGTGTTGGTGAACACGAGCGTGTTCTCGTGGTCGTCGATGAGCTCGTGGAGGCGGTCGTAGAAGCGGTCGTTCACCACCTCCCGCGGCGTGTCGATCAGGTCGTCGGTCGGACACTCCAGCCGGAGATCGAACTCGCGGACGAACCGGGTGTCGACGATCTCGCAGTCGCGCGGGCGCCACTCGCCGCCGCCTCCGGTTCCGACTCCTGCGGCGTGGCCGTCCCCGGAGTCCGAATCGGACTCGTCGGCTTGTCGCTCCCCGCCGACGAGGAACTGCGCCATCGTCGACAGCGGCTCGACCGTCGCCGAGCAGCCGATCCGCGTCGGGGACGAGTCACAGAGTCGTTCGAGTCGCTCGAGCGACACCGAGAGGTGGGTTCCGCGTTTGTTGTCGGCCAGCGAGTGGATCTCGTCGACGACGACGTACTCCACGCTGCGGAGGTGCGCTTTGAACTTCGGGGAGTTGAGCAGGATCGCGAGCGTCTCCGGCGTCGTGTTGAGGACGTGCGGCGGCGACTCCAGCATCGCCCGGCGCGCTGCATCGGGCGTGTCGCCGTGCCGGATCGCCTGCCGGATATCGGCGTCGTGGCCGCGGGCGTCCAATCGGTCCGAGATCCCGTCGATCGGCGCCGCGAGGTTGCGCGCGATGTCGTTCGCGAGCGACTTCAGCGGCGAGACGTACAGGCAGTAGACGCCGTCGTCGAGGCCGC contains:
- a CDS encoding ATP-dependent helicase, with translation MTDGRELLAATDAGYDFDPAAVDIADGDVLDRLEPSVREWWVDQFGAYVGGNGGFFTPPQREAIPLIDEGESCLVASPTGSGKTLSAFTAVLNDLFRRERDLDGGLDDGVYCLYVSPLKSLANDIARNLAAPIDGISDRLDARGHDADIRQAIRHGDTPDAARRAMLESPPHVLNTTPETLAILLNSPKFKAHLRSVEYVVVDEIHSLADNKRGTHLSVSLERLERLCDSSPTRIGCSATVEPLSTMAQFLVGGERQADESDSDSGDGHAAGVGTGGGGEWRPRDCEIVDTRFVREFDLRLECPTDDLIDTPREVVNDRFYDRLHELIDDHENTLVFTNTRSGAERVLTNLRERYGYDESDSGCHHGSMSKEHREAVEAKLKSGDIDVVTTSTSLELGIDMPHVDLVVQVGSPKSVASLLQRVGRAGHRLGRTVEGRVIALDRDELVECAVMLQRAEEGFVDRVFVPDDAQDVAAQQVYGMAIDGVKRESAVLDTLRSAYPYRSYSDAEWEQLMRYLTADYEGMEEKNAYAKVWRDTNDRPDGEHHYEAFPVGEPLIGKRGRLARVIYLTNVGTIPDSFTIDVFVRGGDEWVGQLDESYLDTLDPGDVFQLGGSTYQYSYRRGSKVYVDPSGQRPTVPSWFSERLPLSYDLGREILSFQRDLLDRLDEGGQATARRWLRRHPLDENSVRAIARMYDEQRRFLGADGVATPERIVVEQVLDRGEYRRRYHVHSAYGRRFNDGLSRLVAYRCSQRANANVQVAVADTGFTVSMPLNRKVNVADVLRSIEPGAVASDLRASLEGTDLLKRYFRINATRSLLILARYKGHEKSAAQQQVSAEMLVSFAQDLDSFAVLEETYREIIEDKLHVAGISEVLASVQSGDIEVVHHEVDTPSPRAFGLATLSASDTVLAEDEAAALAEFHARVLEEVGDRPERGGAPGSRSAVADGSPATESDAE